The following are encoded in a window of Acipenser ruthenus chromosome 26, fAciRut3.2 maternal haplotype, whole genome shotgun sequence genomic DNA:
- the LOC117430545 gene encoding transcription cofactor vestigial-like protein 1 codes for MEGKRGSPPMTIEQPADSEGQSNYVLFTYFQGDINSVVDEHFSRALNKTKKPRDLSTRNKGWRAVSSTASAPSAASAASAANTHGEPSPPVLWDLPGASWAGSQYPAPTSSRIHFSTSSGVLHSSPSQPPGPWPFPVRDSGSFGPPLGVYPHPVGQELPGTSSFLNLLHSERGTASTSLGAASEPEQPPSWAGHPPARFREAAGTALSLDSVIQAPEKKKDLYWY; via the exons ATGGAGGGGAAGCGTGGAAGTCCCCCGATGACGATAGAGCAGCCTGCAGACAGCGAGGGCCAGTCCAACTATGTCCTCTTCACCTACTTTCAGGGGGACATCAACAGCGTGGTGGACGAGCACTTCTCCAGAGCCctcaacaaaaccaaaaaacccAGGGACCTGAGCACCAGGAACAAGGGATGGAGAGCCGTCTCCTCCACTGCCAGCGCTCCCAGCGCTGCCAGCGCTGCTAGCGCTGCCAACACACATG gtgagCCCTCGCCACCAGTGCTGTGGGATTTGCCAGGTGCCTCCTGGGCCGGCAGTCAGTACCCTGCACCCACCTCCTCCCGAATTCACTTCAGCACCTCCTCGGGGGTGTTACACAGCTCCCCCAGCCAGCCTCCTGGCCCCTGGCCTTTCCCTGTGCGGGACAGCGGCAGCTTCGGGCCCCCGTTGGGTGTGTACCCTCACCCCGTGGGCCAGGAGCTCCCTGGAACGAGCTCCTTCCTCAACCTGCTGCACAGCGAGAGGGGAACCGCCAGCACCAGCCTGGGCGCGGCCTCCGAACCAGAGCAGCCCCCCTCCTGGGCAGGGCACCCCCCAGCACGCTTCAGGGAGGCAGCGGGGACAGCACTGAGCCTTGACTCAG TGATCCAAGCACCGGAAAAGAAGAAGGATCTCTACTGGTATTAG